One window of Actinomycetota bacterium genomic DNA carries:
- a CDS encoding homoserine dehydrogenase — protein MTVRVGLLGCGTVGAGAVRALKNGAPDVQRAVGSPVEITRVAVRDPSKARDVQLSQDVFTHDAPGVVADPDVDLVIEAIGGLEPARTLILSALDRGKPVVTANKELVSTHGAELFAAADARGVDLYYEAAVCGGIPLIRPLKESLAGERVRRVTGIVNGTTNYILTRMTEGGLSFSEALAEAESLGYAEQDPTADVEGYDAAAKAAILASVAFRARVVQSDVYREGISQVSHQDIEYAHRLGYTVKLLAIAEDDAGEISVRVHPAMIPSQHPLASVRDSFNAVFVEGDSVGELMFYGRGAGGGPTGSAVLGDVIAAARHLVSGGRGLEGTKVQPRRIKPITEMRAQYYVLLSVEDKPGALAAVAGAFADNEVSIRTVWQEGSGAEAQLVLVTHRAREHSLQATVSALGSLDHVTKVVSVLRVEAQEQEQEGD, from the coding sequence ATGACTGTTCGCGTGGGGCTTCTCGGCTGCGGGACGGTGGGTGCGGGGGCCGTCCGGGCCCTGAAGAACGGAGCGCCGGACGTCCAGCGGGCGGTGGGGTCGCCCGTGGAGATCACACGCGTGGCGGTCCGGGATCCTTCCAAGGCTCGGGACGTCCAACTGTCACAGGACGTGTTCACCCACGACGCCCCCGGCGTGGTGGCCGACCCGGACGTGGACCTCGTCATCGAGGCCATCGGAGGCCTCGAGCCCGCCCGGACCCTCATCCTGTCCGCTCTTGACCGCGGCAAGCCCGTCGTCACCGCCAACAAGGAGCTGGTTTCCACCCACGGGGCCGAGCTGTTCGCCGCAGCGGACGCCCGCGGTGTGGACCTGTACTACGAGGCCGCCGTCTGTGGCGGTATCCCTCTCATCCGTCCGCTGAAGGAGTCGCTGGCGGGGGAGCGGGTCCGCCGGGTCACCGGCATCGTCAACGGCACCACGAACTACATCCTCACGCGTATGACGGAAGGCGGCCTGAGCTTCAGCGAGGCGCTCGCGGAGGCCGAGAGCCTCGGCTACGCCGAGCAGGACCCGACGGCCGACGTCGAGGGTTACGACGCCGCGGCGAAGGCCGCCATCCTGGCGTCCGTAGCCTTCCGCGCCCGGGTGGTGCAGTCGGACGTGTACCGCGAAGGCATCTCGCAGGTCAGCCACCAGGACATCGAGTACGCCCACCGCCTCGGCTACACCGTGAAGCTGCTGGCCATAGCCGAGGACGACGCCGGGGAGATATCAGTCCGCGTGCATCCGGCGATGATCCCGTCGCAGCACCCGCTGGCCTCGGTCCGGGACAGCTTCAACGCCGTGTTCGTCGAGGGCGATTCGGTCGGGGAGTTGATGTTCTACGGCAGAGGCGCGGGCGGAGGTCCGACGGGGTCGGCGGTCCTGGGTGATGTCATCGCCGCGGCCCGCCACCTCGTGTCCGGGGGCCGGGGGCTGGAGGGGACGAAGGTCCAACCCCGCCGGATCAAGCCGATCACGGAGATGCGCGCGCAGTACTACGTCCTGCTGTCGGTGGAGGACAAGCCCGGCGCCCTGGCCGCGGTCGCCGGTGCGTTCGCCGACAACGAGGTCTCGATCCGCACCGTCTGGCAGGAGGGATCGGGGGCCGAAGCACAGCTCGTCCTGGTGACGCACCGGGCGCGCGAGCACTCGCTGCAGGCGACGGTGTCGGCGCTGGGCTCCCTCGACCACGTCACGAAGGTGGTCTCCGTGCTGCGGGTCGAGGCACAGGAACAGGAACAGGAAGGCGACTGA
- the thrC gene encoding threonine synthase: MPELWRGVIREYRDRLPVTDATPVVTLREGGTPLVRSPVISEMTGLDVWCKYEGANPTGSFKDRGMSLAISKALEEGAKAVCCASTGNTSASAAAYATRAGLRCIVLIPSGGVAMGKLAQALIHGAEVLEVETGFDGAFTLSRDLATQFPLTFVNSVNPYRIEGQKTCAFEIVDDLGAAPDYHVLPVGNAGNITAQWKGYTEYGRGRPKMFGVQAEGAAPFIRGEPVEQPSTIASAIRIGSPQSWSGAVAATGESGGGFLAVSDHQILEAYHVLASREGLFCEPASAASLAGLLRLVEEGLVERGRTCVLVLTGNGLKDPDRALAEVPAPKRVPADVSAVAGALGW; this comes from the coding sequence GTGCCGGAGCTGTGGCGTGGGGTGATCCGGGAGTACCGGGACCGGCTGCCGGTCACGGACGCAACCCCCGTGGTGACACTGCGCGAGGGCGGCACGCCGCTGGTCCGGTCGCCGGTGATCTCTGAGATGACGGGACTGGACGTCTGGTGCAAGTACGAAGGCGCGAACCCGACCGGCTCGTTTAAGGACCGCGGCATGTCCCTGGCCATCTCGAAGGCGCTGGAGGAGGGAGCCAAAGCCGTCTGCTGCGCATCCACCGGGAACACGTCCGCCTCCGCGGCCGCCTACGCGACCAGGGCGGGGCTGCGATGCATCGTGCTGATCCCGTCCGGCGGCGTCGCAATGGGAAAGCTGGCCCAGGCGCTCATCCACGGCGCCGAGGTGCTGGAGGTGGAGACCGGCTTCGACGGGGCGTTCACCTTGTCGCGCGACCTGGCGACGCAGTTCCCGCTGACCTTCGTCAACTCCGTGAACCCGTACCGGATCGAGGGACAGAAGACCTGCGCTTTCGAGATCGTCGACGACCTCGGGGCGGCTCCCGACTACCACGTCTTGCCCGTGGGAAATGCCGGCAACATCACGGCCCAGTGGAAGGGCTACACGGAGTACGGGCGGGGGCGGCCGAAGATGTTCGGAGTACAGGCCGAGGGCGCAGCCCCCTTTATCCGGGGAGAGCCGGTCGAGCAACCATCGACGATTGCCTCCGCCATCCGGATCGGCAGCCCTCAGTCCTGGTCGGGGGCGGTCGCCGCGACGGGGGAGTCCGGTGGAGGCTTTCTGGCCGTCAGCGACCACCAGATCCTGGAGGCGTACCACGTGCTCGCGTCGCGAGAGGGGCTGTTCTGCGAGCCGGCTTCGGCGGCATCTCTGGCCGGCCTGCTGCGACTGGTGGAGGAAGGCCTCGTCGAACGAGGCCGGACGTGCGTGCTGGTCCTGACCGGCAACGGCCTCAAGGACCCGGACCGCGCACTGGCCGAGGTCCCGGCCCCGAAGCGGGTGCCGGCCGATGTCAGTGCGGTGGCGGGGGCGCTGGGATGGTAG